One Leptospira johnsonii genomic region harbors:
- the lpxB gene encoding lipid-A-disaccharide synthase translates to MLAGEHSGDLLGAEVLKELKKHDPDLTFFGIGGPRMLEEGFDSIENMEELSVIGFSAVLFKYKFLKALMDRLVEEAVARSCTHAILIDYPGFNLRLAARLKELGIKVIFYVSPQLWAWNFGRIYKIRESVDLMLVLFPFEKKIYDDYGVRSVFVGHPIAQRIKEKIRKEAPIPIDEKQQAHLQTITLMPGSRSGEIHRMLDTLLQSATLIHQEAEADKKHVRFLIPNINVKEEEFIQTKIKETEEAHPGIKIEYLFDRSLRCIEISDIVLVTSGTATLEVVYFEKPMVILYKVSLLSYFISALLIRTPFIGLVNILSGRETVKELIQAECTPEETVRETMAILKNKKYRNQMIEEIRSVKDSLGEEHSSKNASRAILQFLKEKPASTL, encoded by the coding sequence ATGTTAGCCGGAGAACATTCCGGCGATCTACTCGGTGCAGAAGTATTAAAAGAACTTAAAAAGCACGATCCTGATCTTACGTTTTTCGGGATAGGCGGCCCCAGAATGTTGGAAGAAGGTTTCGATTCTATCGAGAATATGGAAGAACTTTCTGTAATCGGTTTCTCTGCGGTATTATTCAAATACAAATTCTTAAAAGCACTCATGGATCGATTGGTAGAAGAAGCAGTGGCGCGTTCTTGCACGCATGCAATCCTGATCGATTATCCTGGCTTCAATCTAAGACTTGCAGCCAGACTAAAAGAATTAGGGATCAAAGTGATTTTCTATGTTTCCCCTCAACTTTGGGCCTGGAATTTTGGAAGGATCTACAAGATCAGAGAATCAGTAGATCTGATGCTGGTATTATTCCCATTCGAGAAAAAGATCTACGATGATTATGGAGTTCGTTCCGTATTTGTAGGACATCCGATCGCTCAAAGGATTAAGGAGAAGATCCGAAAAGAAGCTCCGATCCCTATTGATGAAAAACAGCAAGCTCATTTACAAACAATCACTCTCATGCCCGGCTCCAGATCCGGAGAGATCCACAGAATGTTGGATACATTGCTCCAATCAGCAACACTCATCCACCAAGAGGCGGAAGCGGACAAAAAGCATGTACGCTTTCTAATTCCGAATATTAACGTAAAAGAAGAAGAATTCATCCAAACTAAAATTAAGGAAACTGAAGAAGCTCATCCAGGTATCAAAATAGAATACTTATTCGATCGTTCTTTGAGATGTATTGAAATTTCGGATATAGTCCTGGTCACTTCCGGAACTGCTACTTTAGAAGTCGTATATTTCGAAAAACCGATGGTGATTTTGTACAAAGTCAGCTTACTCAGTTATTTTATCTCGGCACTTCTCATCCGAACACCTTTTATAGGACTTGTTAACATTCTGAGCGGAAGAGAAACAGTGAAGGAACTCATCCAGGCGGAATGTACTCCGGAAGAAACGGTAAGAGAAACAATGGCGATCCTGAAAAATAAAAAATACAGGAACCAAATGATCGAAGAGATCCGCTCTGTAAAAGATTCCCTAGGCGAAGAACATAGTTCTAAAAACGCGAGCAGAGCAATTCTTCAGTTCTTAAAGGAAAAACCGGCTTCTACTCTTTAA
- a CDS encoding TolC family protein — protein sequence MKLENGNFWTKTISGKTISVFLVSSLILLSGFSGVFSQENKSGKVLKLTTEETVKRALDSNFKLQNLRYELAKTDSSYLKAESQYSWRLVADGSFRQTVLPLNQNNVFTGTKTSDDTIKGGIEKTIRTTGTYFKLEAGNRRFDSNAFEDKSNPLTASFAGLALPPLYTGFITATVSQDLLKNSFGYKGRNQEKILDNQKEMAKSQVSLQISEAIVGSLVDFWDYSVKLQSLKTFRRLKENVSNIRNLTVRKQGLGLSEGFEVNQWNALLAQADSQLETAVVQKDEAKRKLARTLKLESDSDLSEETDLMEEIPEKPDYNKDLDIAYKKRADYLNAVREKEIAELMLKNAKSDQLPTLTLSGSASSQAQTITSPDKNYTDATDGVQSARYKDFNGKVSFSYPLFDKGVAAGRRDTEIGVRQATLKETEVKNEVRDDLRGRIDSLEASYKIYKNSIVTEKETQNYYNGVVRSFQQGRADAVAVKNALDTLVRDQLSLTQAKVNFNIDLMRYYIAKNMLLERFDLDAEKLLPNLE from the coding sequence ATGAAATTAGAAAATGGGAATTTTTGGACCAAAACAATAAGTGGTAAGACGATCTCCGTCTTTTTGGTTTCGAGCCTCATCCTCCTTTCAGGTTTTTCCGGAGTATTCTCCCAAGAGAATAAATCCGGAAAAGTCCTGAAGTTAACTACCGAAGAGACTGTCAAAAGGGCTCTCGATAGTAACTTCAAATTACAGAACCTAAGATACGAATTAGCAAAAACAGATTCGAGCTACTTAAAAGCAGAGTCCCAATATTCTTGGAGATTAGTAGCTGACGGAAGTTTCAGACAAACAGTTCTTCCTTTGAACCAGAACAACGTCTTTACCGGAACAAAAACTTCCGATGATACGATCAAAGGTGGGATTGAAAAAACGATCCGAACTACCGGAACCTATTTCAAGTTAGAAGCAGGAAATAGAAGATTCGACTCGAACGCCTTTGAAGATAAGAGTAACCCGCTTACTGCAAGTTTCGCGGGATTAGCACTTCCTCCTCTTTATACAGGATTTATCACTGCTACAGTTTCCCAAGATTTATTAAAGAACTCATTCGGTTACAAAGGAAGAAACCAGGAGAAGATCCTGGATAACCAAAAAGAAATGGCTAAAAGTCAGGTCTCTTTGCAGATCTCGGAAGCGATCGTAGGATCTCTTGTGGATTTCTGGGATTATTCCGTTAAATTACAGTCCTTAAAAACGTTCCGCAGATTAAAAGAGAACGTAAGCAATATTAGAAATCTTACAGTGCGTAAACAAGGTTTAGGACTTTCCGAAGGATTCGAAGTCAACCAATGGAACGCATTACTCGCACAGGCAGATAGCCAATTAGAAACTGCAGTCGTCCAAAAAGACGAGGCAAAAAGAAAATTAGCTCGTACGTTAAAATTAGAGAGCGACTCGGATCTTTCCGAAGAAACAGACCTTATGGAAGAAATTCCTGAGAAGCCTGACTACAACAAAGACTTAGACATCGCTTACAAAAAGAGAGCGGATTATCTAAACGCAGTCAGAGAAAAAGAGATCGCTGAACTTATGCTAAAGAACGCAAAAAGTGATCAGTTACCTACTCTTACACTTTCCGGGTCCGCTTCTTCACAGGCTCAGACGATCACAAGCCCTGATAAAAATTATACAGACGCAACAGACGGTGTGCAGTCTGCGCGTTACAAAGACTTCAACGGAAAAGTAAGCTTCTCTTATCCATTATTCGATAAGGGAGTGGCTGCAGGAAGAAGAGACACCGAGATAGGAGTTCGCCAAGCGACTCTGAAAGAGACCGAAGTTAAGAATGAAGTAAGGGACGATCTGAGAGGAAGGATCGACTCATTAGAAGCTAGTTATAAAATTTATAAAAACTCTATAGTCACCGAAAAAGAGACCCAAAACTATTATAACGGTGTGGTCCGAAGCTTCCAACAAGGAAGAGCGGATGCTGTCGCAGTTAAGAACGCTTTGGATACTTTGGTGAGAGATCAGCTCAGCCTTACTCAGGCAAAAGTGAATTTCAATATAGATCTTATGAGATACTATATTGCTAAGAATATGCTTTTGGAAAGATTCGATCTGGATGCGGAAAAACTTCTTCCAAATTTGGAATAA
- a CDS encoding LpxI family protein — translation MGRLGILAGGGNLPQIGMREALAAGEDPFFLSIAESDFTPGNYPDRVVPIRIAKIGGLLKACKANQIDRLLLLGKVKKEIIFKSLNFDLKALALLARMVNRHDYSIFKTVAEDFERQGIHIISQMTYLKSLLLPEGRYTKRSLDKKQVEDVIFGMEYAEKIAHLDIGQAVVVVDKSVLAVEAVEGTDQAIRRGGSFAKKRKAVVCKSSKPSQDPRFDLPTVGIETLKVMSENNCDTLAFREGETIIVNPSEFINLAEKLKIHILSIGRGNVSKINSTQKKLPKV, via the coding sequence TTGGGACGTTTAGGAATATTAGCTGGAGGAGGAAATCTTCCCCAGATAGGAATGAGAGAGGCTTTGGCTGCCGGGGAAGACCCGTTCTTTCTTTCCATAGCCGAGTCCGATTTTACTCCTGGAAATTATCCAGACAGAGTCGTCCCGATCCGGATCGCTAAGATCGGCGGACTATTAAAAGCATGCAAAGCCAATCAGATAGACAGACTTCTTCTATTAGGAAAAGTTAAAAAAGAGATCATCTTTAAAAGTCTGAACTTTGATCTAAAGGCTCTTGCACTACTCGCCAGAATGGTGAATAGGCACGACTATTCTATTTTCAAAACAGTAGCGGAAGATTTCGAAAGACAAGGAATTCATATCATTTCTCAAATGACCTATCTCAAATCCTTACTGCTTCCGGAAGGACGTTATACCAAAAGGTCCTTAGACAAAAAGCAGGTAGAGGACGTGATATTCGGGATGGAATATGCGGAGAAGATCGCTCACCTGGACATCGGCCAAGCAGTGGTAGTTGTGGATAAATCCGTATTAGCGGTAGAAGCTGTAGAAGGAACCGACCAGGCAATTCGAAGAGGCGGAAGTTTCGCCAAAAAAAGAAAGGCAGTCGTTTGTAAAAGTTCCAAACCCAGCCAAGACCCTAGATTTGATCTACCTACAGTCGGAATTGAAACCTTAAAAGTAATGAGCGAGAATAACTGTGATACTCTCGCTTTTCGAGAAGGAGAGACCATAATTGTAAATCCTTCCGAATTTATTAACCTTGCAGAAAAATTGAAAATCCATATCTTGAGCATCGGCCGTGGCAACGTCTCGAAAATTAACTCTACCCAAAAAAAGCTCCCTAAAGTCTAA
- a CDS encoding FmdB family zinc ribbon protein, giving the protein MPTYDYRCKACGQTFEHFQSMKDDPITTCLLCGKSGEVDRLISNVGGIIFKGSGFYVTDNKSSSKSSEPSTGSSGSSSN; this is encoded by the coding sequence GTGCCTACTTACGATTATAGATGCAAGGCTTGCGGACAAACTTTCGAACATTTTCAATCTATGAAGGACGACCCGATCACCACCTGCCTTCTTTGCGGTAAAAGTGGAGAAGTAGATAGATTGATCTCCAATGTAGGAGGGATTATCTTTAAAGGATCCGGATTCTACGTAACGGATAATAAATCTTCTTCCAAAAGTTCCGAACCTTCTACCGGATCTTCCGGTTCTTCATCCAACTAA